GTCGTTCGTGCTCGTGATCGGGCCGCTCGTGTTCGTCCATGAGATGGGGCATTACGTTGCCGGCCGGATCTTCGGGGTGAAGGCCGACGCCTTCTCGATCGGCTTCGGTCGTGAGATCGCCGGTTTCACCGACCGCCGCGGCACGCGCTGGAAGTTCGGCTGGCTGCCGCTCGGCGGCTACGTCAAGTTCGCCGGCGACATGAACCCGGCCAGCCAGCCCTCCGCCGACTGGCTCGCGCTGCCCGCAGACGAGCGCCAGCAGACCTTCCAGGCGAAGACCGTGTGGCAGCGGGCGATCATCGTCGCCGCGGGACCGTTCGTGAACTTCGTCGTCGCGATCCTGATCCTCGCCGGTTTCGCGATGGCCTATGGCGATATCCGCATGCCCCCGGTCGTCGGCGGTACCGCGCCCGGCAGCCCGGCGGCGCAGATCGGGCTGCAGCCCGGCGACCGCGTGACCGCGCTCGGTGGGCGCGGGATCGAGACGTTCGACGACATGATGCGCTATGTCCGCATCCATGCCGGCGAGACGATCCGCGTCGACGCGGTCCGCGGCACCCAGGCGTTCACGCGCGACGCGGTCGTCGCCACCGACGTGCAGCGCGACCGCTTCGGCAACGAATACCGCGTCGGCCGTCTCGGCATCATCGGTGGCAAGCCCATCGTGGTGCCGGTGTCGCTATGGGAAGCGCCGGGCGTCGCGGTCCGTCGTACCGGCCAGATCGTGTCGATGATGGTCGAGACGCTGGGCCAGGTCATCACCGGCCGTCGCTCGGTCAAGGAACTCGGCGGTCCGCTCAGCATCGCCAAGGTCTCGGGCGAGCAGATGGCGCTGGGGCTCGACGCCTATGTCTTCCTGATCGCCCTGGTTTCGATCAATCTCGGGTTCATCAATCTTTTGCCAGTGCCGATGCTCGATGGCGGCCACCTATTCTTCTATGCGATCGAGGCGGTACGCCGTCGCCCGGTCGAACCGCAGGTCCAGGAATGGGCCTTTCGCGGCGGCTTGGCGGCGATCCTCGCGCTCATGCTACTCGTGACCTTCAATGATCTGGGCAATTTCGGCCTGTGGAAGAACCTGGCCGGCTTGATCGGTTGACGCCGTTAGGGCAGGGCGTGCGCGGTGTTAGCCGCGTACTTGGCACATTTTCGGGGTATATGGTGACAGCGACTTCAGTTTCCACATTCGGCGGCCGTGCCGTCGCAATGCTGCTCACGGGCACGATGCTCGCCGGCCTCGCCGTCCCCGCGGAGGCGCAGCGTGGTCCGCGCGGTGGCGGCGGGCGACCTGCCGGCGCGGGTCGTGGCCCCACGGGCCCGGCCCAGGCGATCCCGGCGGCGACGCCGCAGGGTCCCGGCGTCGCAGTCACGGATCCAAACGCGCTGACCATCAAAACGTTGCGCGTCGAAGGATCGCAGCGCATCGAGCCCGAGACGGTGCTGAGCTACACGCGCCTGCGCGTCGGCATCAAGTACACCGCGGAGACGCTCGACCAGGCGCTGAAGGACCTGCAGGCGTCTGACCTGTTCGCCGATTATTCGATCAGCGGCGTCGCCGACGGCAACATCGTGCTGCGCATCCGCGAGAACCCGATCATCAACCGCGTGATCCTCGAGGGCAACAAGGCGCTCAAGGCGGACAAGATCACCAAGGAGATCAAGCTCGCGCCGCGGCAGATCTTCACGCGCACCGCAGTCCGCCAGGACATCGGACGCATCATCGAGCTCTATCGCCGCCAGGGCCGCTTCGCCGCGGTGGTCGATCCGAAGATGGTCAATCTCGACCAGAACCGCGTCGACGTGGTGTTCGAGATCAGCGAGGGGCCGAAGTCGAAGGTCCGCCAGATCAACATCATCGGCAACGAGGTGTTCTCCGACGACAAGATCCGCGGCCAGATGGCGACCAAGCAGGCGCGCTTCTTCCGCCTGCTGTCGTCCGCCACGACCTATGACCAGGATCGCCTGAGCTACGACCAGCAGAAGCTGCGCCAGTTCTACCTGACCGAAGGCTATGCCGATTTCCGCGTGACGTCCGCGGTCGCCGAACTGACGCCCGACAAGAAGGACTTCATCATCACGTACGTGGTGGAGGAGGGCAAGCGCTACAAGTTCGGTGACGTCACCGTCGACAGCCAGATCCGCGACTTCGACAACAACAAGCTGGCCGCCAGCCTGCCGCTCAAGAAGGGCGACTGGTACAACGCGAAGCTGGTCGAGGATTCGGTCGACAACCTCAGCCAGACCGCCGGCCTGTTCGGCTACGCCTTCACCGAGGTGAACCCGGAGTTCCAGAAGGACGCCGATACCCTGACCATGGGTATCAACTTCAACATCGCCGAAGCCAAGCGGACGTATGTCGAGCGCGTCGAGATCAACGGCAACACGCAGACGCAGGACAAGGTCGTCCGCCGCGAGATCCGTCTCGCCGAGGGCGACGCGTTCAACAGCTTCCAGGTGAAGCGGTCGCAGGATCGCATCAACTCGCTGGGCTATTTCCAGGACAAGATGGAGATCAAGCAGTTGCCGGGCTCGGCGCCCGACCGCGTGATCCTCGAGACCAACCTCGAAGAGAAGTCGACCGGCGAGCTTCAGCTTTCGGCCGGTTATTCGAGCCTCGAGCGCTTCATCATCCAGGCGAACATCACGCAGCGCAACTTCCGCGGCAAGGGCCAGGAACTGCGCGCCGGCGTCAACTATTCGAGCTATTCGAAGTCGGTTGAGCTGGGCTTCACCGAGCCCTATCTGTTCGACAAGAACATCGCGCTCGGCGGCGACCTGTTCCGCCGCGACTACAACTCGTTCAACTATGTCGGCAACGATCGCCAGACCAACTATTCGCAGGTCTCGACCGGGTTCCAGCTGCGCGCCGGCGTGCCGCTGACCGAATATTGGTCGCTGTCGGGTCGCTACGGCCTGTCCTATGACGAGGTGACCCTCGACAGCCAGTTCCTCAACGCCGACGGGTCGTGCAACCTCGAGGTTGCGGGACGCTATCTGTGCGAGGCGATCGGCAACCGCTGGACGTCGTCGGTCGGCTATTCGGTCAGCCGCGACACGCTCAACAGCCGCCTGCGCCCGACCGCAGGCTCGCGCTTCTCGTTCAGCCAGGACTTTGCTGGGCTCGGCGGCGACGTGAAGTACATCCGCACGCGTCTCGAAGGGTCGAAGTACAAGTCGCTCGGCGGCGGGTTCATCGGCTCGATCGTCGCCGAGGGCGGCTATATTCATTCGCTCGAAGGCGCGCGCGCGGATGGCGGTGACCGCGTCCGTATCACCGATCGCTTCTATCTCGGCGAACCGCAGTTCCGCGGCTTCGACATCCGCGGCGTCGGTCCGCGCGTGCTCCGTGCCGCGTATATCACTGCGGCGGACGGCACGCAGTCGGTGCAGACCGACCGCGACCAGATCCAGGACGACGCGCTCGGCGGCCGGGCCTATTACCTGGCCCGTGCCGAAATCGAGATCCCGTTGGGCTCGGGCGCGCGCGAACTCGGTCTGCGGCCGTCGATCTACGCGCAGGTCGGCAGCCTGTTCGGCATCACCAAGCCGGCGCCGACGTTCAGCTATGAGCAGGCGGTCAGCGCCAGCGGTGTCCCGCTGTTCAACGCCGACGGGTCGCCGACGCTGCTGCCGAACCAGGCCCGGGCGACGACGGGCGAGTTGCTGTACGTGACACCCGGCGCGACCGGCGTGACGACGATCTGCCCGGTCGGGACGCCCGACGCCACCACGGGCGCGTGCGTCGGCACCACGGTCAACGCCAAGTCGCTCAACCCGAACATCTTCTCGGAGCAGTTCCTCGGCAATTCCGCGAAGCCGCGCCTGTCGGTCGGTGTCGGCGTCAACTGGAACTCGCCGTTCGGCCCGCTCCGTATCGATCTGGCGAGGGCGCTGCTCAAGCAGAAGGGCGACGACCCCAAACTCATCACTTTCAACGTAGGGACACAGTTCTGATGACGAACTTCAAGACGCTTCTTCTCGCCGCGGCGCTGGTCGCTCCGGCAACGCTTGCCGCCACCGCTGCCGATGCGCAGAGCACCAGCGTCGCCGTCGTCGATCCGCAGGGCGCGATCGCCGGCTCGAAGGCCTGGGGCACCGCGCGCACGCAGATCGAGGCAACCTACAAGACTCAGCTCGATCAGGCCGATGCCCGCCGCCGCGCGATCGCCGCCGAGCTCCAGCCGCTGGTGACCGCGTTCCAGACCGCGCAGCGCGCACCCAACCCGAACACCGCGTCGCTGCAGTCGCAGGCGCAGGCGATCCAGGCACGTGAGACCGCCGCGAACCAGGAACTCGCCCGCCTGACCCAGCCCGCGCAGCGCGCGCAGCAATATGTCATCGAGCAGATCCAGTCGAAGCTGGGTGATGCCGTGACCAACGTCACCAGGACGAAGAACATCGGCATGGTCGTCCGTCCGGACGCGGTGCTGTTCGCGCAGCCCGTCGCCGACATCACGCCGGCGATCACCACCGAGCTCGATCGCCTGGTGCCGACCGTCACGACCACGGTGCCCGCCAACTGGCAGCCGAACCAGCAGGGCCAGGCCCAGGGCGCCGCTCCCGCAGCAGCGGCACCGGCCGCGACGCGTCCGGCCACCAAGGCTACGCAGGGCCGGTGAGCGAAGCCGCCACCCCGACGGCCCTCGGCCCGCTCGATATCGGGCGGGTGATGGCGGCGCTGCCGCATCGCTATCCGATGCTGCTGGTCGACCGTGTCGAGGCACTCGTCCTCGACACGTCGATCACGGCGATCAAGGCGGTGTCGATGAACGAGCAGTTCTTCCAGGGGCATTTCCCCGGGCGCCCGATCATGCCGGGCGTGCTGATCGTCGAGGCCATGGCGCAGGCGGCGGGAATCCTCGCCGTCGAATCGCTCGGGCTCGCCGGTTCGGGCAAGCTCGTCTATTTCATGGCGATCGACGGTGCGAAGTTCCGCAAGCCCGTCGAGCCTGGCGTCCTTCTGACGCTGGACGTGACGTTCGTGCAGAAGCGCAGTTCGGTCTGCAAGTTCGCCGGCCGCGCGCTGGTCGACGGCCAGTTGGTGGCCGAGGCGAACTTCACCGCGATGATCGCCGACCCGCCGGCCGCCTGACGGGGGCCTGAACCTTGCGCTCGAAGGCGCGTCCGTGTACGGGCGCGCCTTCCTTTTGGCTGGTCGGTAACCAGCCGCTTCTTGGAGATACGCGATGAAGCCCGATACGCATCCCGACTACCACATGATCACCGTGCAGATGACCGATGGCACGAAGTACCAGACGCGCACGACTTGGGGTAAGGAAGGCGATCTGATGACGCTCGAAATCGATCCGCTCGCGCATCCGGCATGGACCGGCGGCCGCGGCACGATGCTCGATACCGGCGGCCAGGTGGCACGCTTCAACAAGCGTTTCGGTGGCGGTCTCACGCTCCGCAAGTAATCCCTCTAAATGGTTTGATTCGGCGGCAGCGTTAACGACGCATTAGCCAAGGGCGGCATAGGTTTTTCCCAGCAATCGAGGAAAAACCCATGTTCGCCGCCGAATTCGAACCCGCCATCAGCGAAGGCCGGCGCCGCTCGATCCGCGCGCCGGTCTCGCTCGATGCGCATATCGGCAAGGCGGCGCGTACGCTTTGCAAGGTCGTCGATCTCTCGATCCACGGCGCCCGGCTCCAGACCTATTCGGCGCTCAAGCGCGGCAGCAGCATCTGGCTGACACTTCCCCATATCGGGCAGGTCGTCGCCGACGTGATGTGGGCGGACGATTTCGTCGCTGGATGCCAATTTCACACACCGCTGACCCCCGAACTGTTCGGCGCCGTAACCGGCAACATTCGCCTGGGGGGCTGATCCGCAACTTCCGAATCAGCGATCATAGGGCAGGGGGGCGACGCTCCCGGCTGCCCGACACACCCGGCGCCGCGCGACTATTCCGTCATCTCAGGCTTGATCCGGGACGCAGCACCAGGCGCGCGACGGCTTTCCATTCGAAATCGGCACCGGTCTCGTATCGTATCGGCAGAGGCGCGGGCGTGGGCATTCCGCCAAGCCGCCACAGGGCGGCAGGTGGGGCAGAACGGCTGATTTGGCAAAAAGTGTCATGTGGGTGTCAAAAAGTGTTTGACGGGTTTGGGAGGTGGGCCTAGAGGGGTGTCACCGCAGCGGACGGCCTCGACGGCTTCTTCGCTGCAGTCGCAAACAACCAGATGCACCGAGCCTCTTGAAAGAGGGGATGTTGGTGTGTCGGTATTTTTGTCGGCTCTTTGACATTGTAGGTTTAGATGAAGGGACATGTGGGCGGCGGCTTGCGGGTTCTGATGGCTTCAAGGCATCGGACACTCGTTCAAAGCTTAAGTCGTTCTCATATGTCCTTCACGTATCCATACGTAATGGACGGTCCGTGCGGTTTTCGAACTGCGCGGGTCGTCTGGAAGATTTTGTGTAGAGCGGCTCCTTGAGATGAGCGGTTTGGTCGTGGAATTCCACTGCGACTTAATCGTGACATAAACTTGAGAGTTTGATCATGGCTCAGAATGAACGCTGGCGGCATGCCTAACACATGCAAGTCGAACGAAGTCCTTCGGGGCTTAGTGGCGCACGGGTGCGTAACGCGTGGGAATCTGCCCTCAGGTTCGGAATAACTTCGGGAAACTGAAGCTAATACCGGATGATGACGTAAGTCCAAAGATTTATCGCCTGGGGATGAGCCCGCGTAGGATTAGCTAGTTGGTGTGGTAAAGGCGCACCAAGGCGACGATCCTTAGCTGGTCTGAGAGGATGATCAGCCACACTGGGACTGAGACACGGCCCAGACTCCTACGGGAGGCAGCAGTGGGGAATATTGGACAATGGGCGAAAGCCTGATCCAGCAATGCCGCGTGAGTGATGAAGGCCTTAGGGTTGTAAAGCTCTTTTACCCGGGATGATAATGACAGTACCGGGAGAATAAGCTCCGGCTAACTCCGTGCCAGCAGCCGCGGTAATACGGAGGGAGCTAGCGTTATTCGGAATTACTGGGCGTAAAGCGCACGTAGGCGGCTTTGTAAGTAAGAGGTGAAAGCCCAGAGCTCAACTCTGGAATTGCCTTTTAGACTGCATCGCTTGAATCATGGAGAGGTCAGTGGAATTCCGAGTGTAGAGGTGAAATTCGTAGATATTCGGAAGAACACCAGTGGCGAAGGCGGCTGACTGGACATGTATTGACGCTGAGGTGCGAAAGCGTGGGGAGCAAACAGGATTAGATACCCTGGTAGTCCACGCCGTAAACGATGATAACTAGCTGTCCGGGCACTTGGTGCCTGGGTGGCGCAGCTAACGCATTAAGTTATCCGCCTGGGGAGTACGGCCGCAAGGTTAAAACTCAAATGAATTGACGGGGGCCTGCACAAGCGGTGGAGCATGTGGTTTAATTCGAAGCAACGCGCAGAACCTTACCAGCGTTTGACATGGCAGGACGAC
This sequence is a window from Sphingomonas ginsenosidivorax. Protein-coding genes within it:
- a CDS encoding M50 family metallopeptidase, giving the protein MIETPGILVTILSFVLVIGPLVFVHEMGHYVAGRIFGVKADAFSIGFGREIAGFTDRRGTRWKFGWLPLGGYVKFAGDMNPASQPSADWLALPADERQQTFQAKTVWQRAIIVAAGPFVNFVVAILILAGFAMAYGDIRMPPVVGGTAPGSPAAQIGLQPGDRVTALGGRGIETFDDMMRYVRIHAGETIRVDAVRGTQAFTRDAVVATDVQRDRFGNEYRVGRLGIIGGKPIVVPVSLWEAPGVAVRRTGQIVSMMVETLGQVITGRRSVKELGGPLSIAKVSGEQMALGLDAYVFLIALVSINLGFINLLPVPMLDGGHLFFYAIEAVRRRPVEPQVQEWAFRGGLAAILALMLLVTFNDLGNFGLWKNLAGLIG
- the bamA gene encoding outer membrane protein assembly factor BamA, encoding MVTATSVSTFGGRAVAMLLTGTMLAGLAVPAEAQRGPRGGGGRPAGAGRGPTGPAQAIPAATPQGPGVAVTDPNALTIKTLRVEGSQRIEPETVLSYTRLRVGIKYTAETLDQALKDLQASDLFADYSISGVADGNIVLRIRENPIINRVILEGNKALKADKITKEIKLAPRQIFTRTAVRQDIGRIIELYRRQGRFAAVVDPKMVNLDQNRVDVVFEISEGPKSKVRQINIIGNEVFSDDKIRGQMATKQARFFRLLSSATTYDQDRLSYDQQKLRQFYLTEGYADFRVTSAVAELTPDKKDFIITYVVEEGKRYKFGDVTVDSQIRDFDNNKLAASLPLKKGDWYNAKLVEDSVDNLSQTAGLFGYAFTEVNPEFQKDADTLTMGINFNIAEAKRTYVERVEINGNTQTQDKVVRREIRLAEGDAFNSFQVKRSQDRINSLGYFQDKMEIKQLPGSAPDRVILETNLEEKSTGELQLSAGYSSLERFIIQANITQRNFRGKGQELRAGVNYSSYSKSVELGFTEPYLFDKNIALGGDLFRRDYNSFNYVGNDRQTNYSQVSTGFQLRAGVPLTEYWSLSGRYGLSYDEVTLDSQFLNADGSCNLEVAGRYLCEAIGNRWTSSVGYSVSRDTLNSRLRPTAGSRFSFSQDFAGLGGDVKYIRTRLEGSKYKSLGGGFIGSIVAEGGYIHSLEGARADGGDRVRITDRFYLGEPQFRGFDIRGVGPRVLRAAYITAADGTQSVQTDRDQIQDDALGGRAYYLARAEIEIPLGSGARELGLRPSIYAQVGSLFGITKPAPTFSYEQAVSASGVPLFNADGSPTLLPNQARATTGELLYVTPGATGVTTICPVGTPDATTGACVGTTVNAKSLNPNIFSEQFLGNSAKPRLSVGVGVNWNSPFGPLRIDLARALLKQKGDDPKLITFNVGTQF
- a CDS encoding OmpH family outer membrane protein, with the translated sequence MTNFKTLLLAAALVAPATLAATAADAQSTSVAVVDPQGAIAGSKAWGTARTQIEATYKTQLDQADARRRAIAAELQPLVTAFQTAQRAPNPNTASLQSQAQAIQARETAANQELARLTQPAQRAQQYVIEQIQSKLGDAVTNVTRTKNIGMVVRPDAVLFAQPVADITPAITTELDRLVPTVTTTVPANWQPNQQGQAQGAAPAAAAPAATRPATKATQGR
- the fabZ gene encoding 3-hydroxyacyl-ACP dehydratase FabZ, giving the protein MSEAATPTALGPLDIGRVMAALPHRYPMLLVDRVEALVLDTSITAIKAVSMNEQFFQGHFPGRPIMPGVLIVEAMAQAAGILAVESLGLAGSGKLVYFMAIDGAKFRKPVEPGVLLTLDVTFVQKRSSVCKFAGRALVDGQLVAEANFTAMIADPPAA
- the rpmE gene encoding 50S ribosomal protein L31, whose translation is MKPDTHPDYHMITVQMTDGTKYQTRTTWGKEGDLMTLEIDPLAHPAWTGGRGTMLDTGGQVARFNKRFGGGLTLRK
- a CDS encoding PilZ domain-containing protein, whose amino-acid sequence is MFAAEFEPAISEGRRRSIRAPVSLDAHIGKAARTLCKVVDLSIHGARLQTYSALKRGSSIWLTLPHIGQVVADVMWADDFVAGCQFHTPLTPELFGAVTGNIRLGG